One window of the Pseudarthrobacter sp. ATCC 49987 genome contains the following:
- a CDS encoding amino acid ABC transporter ATP-binding protein produces MTDAPMVLAERVSKNFGTNKVLRGISLEVDPGEVLCIVGPSGSGKSTFLRCINHLERVDGGRLSVDGQLVGYRQKGDKLYELKLKEAAFQRQEIGMVFQRFNLFPHLTAVENITLAPIRVKGLSKAKATARAVELLERVGLGDKGDAYPAHLSGGQQQRVAIARALAMDPKLMLFDEPTSALDPELVGEVLDVMKELAKSGMTMIVVTHEMGFAREVADTLVFMDEGVVVEAGPPRQILSDPQHDRTKAFLSKVL; encoded by the coding sequence ATGACGGACGCGCCGATGGTGCTCGCGGAGCGGGTCTCCAAGAATTTCGGCACCAACAAGGTGCTGCGCGGCATCAGCCTCGAGGTCGACCCCGGGGAGGTGCTGTGCATTGTGGGGCCCAGCGGTTCGGGCAAGTCGACGTTCCTGCGGTGCATCAACCACCTGGAACGGGTTGACGGCGGCCGGCTTTCAGTCGACGGACAGCTGGTTGGCTACCGTCAAAAGGGAGACAAGCTCTACGAACTCAAGCTCAAGGAAGCAGCCTTCCAGCGCCAGGAAATCGGGATGGTCTTCCAGCGGTTCAACCTGTTTCCGCACCTGACCGCCGTGGAGAACATCACGCTGGCTCCGATCCGGGTGAAGGGCCTGTCTAAGGCGAAAGCCACCGCCCGGGCCGTGGAACTGTTGGAGCGGGTGGGCCTGGGGGACAAGGGCGATGCCTATCCGGCGCACCTATCGGGCGGGCAGCAGCAACGTGTGGCCATCGCCCGCGCCCTGGCCATGGACCCGAAGCTGATGCTCTTCGACGAGCCGACCAGCGCCCTGGACCCGGAACTCGTGGGCGAGGTGCTGGACGTTATGAAGGAACTGGCCAAGAGCGGCATGACCATGATCGTGGTGACCCACGAGATGGGATTCGCCCGCGAAGTGGCGGACACCCTGGTCTTTATGGACGAAGGTGTGGTGGTGGAGGCCGGCCCGCCCCGGCAAATCCTGAGCGATCCGCAGCACGACCGGACCAAGGCGTTCCTTTCCAAGGTTCTCTGA
- a CDS encoding MFS transporter → MSNSPRTGLAVAGLSLGTALNPLNSSMIAVALVVLRADFGLDVATVTWVITSFYLTSAAGQPLMGRLADRFGPRRLFMLGMALVVVTCALAPFAPNFAVLCVARAFMALGTATAYPSAVVMVGALAKQAKVKSTRPLGRIQMANTSAAAVGPVVGGLLVGFVGWEALFLINVPLALAAIVLVRQFAPADEDRERGRASELLRDSDIPGILAFIGSMVLVMMALLNVVPGYRWWLLGGGTLLAVLFVWRELRFAPPFLDLRLLGRNRPLLLVYLGFALFNGVYYFAFIGLPQLLQEAGGYEPGVVGLLMLPLAAMSVVVTPFAVRAIDRFGVKRVLIAGVVLLVSASGMMWLLTASFAIPLVMALTALLGVPYGVVSIASSQGMYVSTRPEERGVAAGIFQTCRYLGAITATVLIGIFYGTGVNQANWGLMVFMMLGLGAVVFVVSLLWRERRG, encoded by the coding sequence GTGAGCAACTCTCCCCGGACGGGCCTCGCCGTCGCAGGTCTCAGCCTGGGCACGGCCCTGAACCCGCTGAACTCCTCGATGATCGCCGTCGCGCTTGTGGTGCTGCGCGCGGACTTCGGGCTCGACGTCGCCACTGTCACCTGGGTGATCACCTCCTTTTATCTCACCTCCGCCGCGGGCCAGCCGCTCATGGGTCGGCTGGCGGACCGCTTCGGCCCGCGCCGGCTGTTTATGCTCGGCATGGCACTGGTGGTCGTGACCTGTGCGCTGGCTCCGTTCGCGCCGAACTTCGCCGTGCTGTGCGTGGCCCGCGCCTTTATGGCCCTGGGCACCGCGACCGCCTACCCCAGCGCCGTCGTGATGGTCGGTGCCCTGGCGAAGCAGGCGAAGGTGAAGTCCACCCGGCCGCTGGGCCGGATCCAGATGGCCAACACCTCCGCCGCGGCGGTCGGGCCGGTGGTGGGCGGGCTGCTGGTGGGTTTCGTCGGCTGGGAGGCCCTGTTCCTGATCAACGTCCCGCTGGCCCTGGCCGCGATCGTCCTGGTCCGGCAATTCGCCCCGGCGGACGAGGACCGGGAACGCGGCCGGGCCTCGGAGCTGCTGCGGGACTCGGATATCCCCGGAATCCTGGCCTTCATCGGCTCCATGGTCCTGGTGATGATGGCGCTGCTCAACGTCGTGCCCGGCTACCGCTGGTGGCTGCTCGGCGGAGGCACCCTGCTGGCCGTGCTGTTCGTGTGGCGCGAACTGCGCTTCGCCCCGCCGTTCCTGGACCTGCGGCTGCTGGGCAGGAACCGGCCGCTGCTGCTGGTCTACCTCGGTTTCGCCTTGTTCAACGGCGTCTACTACTTCGCGTTCATCGGCCTGCCGCAGCTGCTGCAGGAAGCCGGAGGCTACGAGCCCGGTGTTGTGGGGCTGCTGATGCTGCCGCTGGCGGCGATGTCGGTGGTCGTCACGCCGTTCGCGGTCCGCGCGATCGACCGGTTCGGGGTAAAGCGGGTGCTGATTGCCGGCGTCGTACTGCTGGTGTCCGCGTCGGGAATGATGTGGCTGTTGACGGCGTCGTTCGCCATTCCGCTGGTGATGGCGCTGACCGCCCTGCTGGGCGTGCCGTACGGAGTGGTCAGCATCGCCTCGAGCCAGGGCATGTACGTCTCCACGCGTCCGGAGGAGCGCGGCGTGGCCGCGGGGATCTTCCAGACCTGCCGGTACCTCGGGGCGATCACGGCCACCGTGCTGATCGGCATTTTCTATGGCACGGGCGTCAACCAGGCCAACTGGGGGCTCATGGTCTTTATGATGCTGGGTCTCGGCGCGGTGGTGTTTGTGGTGTCGTTGCTGTGGCGGGAGCGGCGGGGCTGA
- a CDS encoding TM2 domain-containing protein has translation MGGKSFLTAWLLSLLLGVFGVDRFYLGKIGTGILKLVTIGGFGIWALVDLILILTNKQTDKQGYKLAGYDQHKKVAFIVTAVVMVLGFIFNATRPAPALTPAVAPVVSPAATAAAAAPAAPAATKAAEAATGAKVGEPFTADMGNGNVARITIVSATYGPAAATGPFATPAKNGGYLVLDVLWETDKGETSSNPLYFKAKDADGRSANSELAIDDQLGSGEVPAGDKARGKVAFDIKAGTSTVIVTTPLLQEAARVQVTP, from the coding sequence GTGGGTGGCAAGTCGTTCCTGACTGCCTGGCTTCTGTCCCTGCTCCTCGGCGTCTTTGGGGTTGATCGCTTCTACCTAGGCAAGATCGGTACCGGAATCCTCAAGCTGGTCACAATCGGTGGCTTCGGAATCTGGGCCCTTGTGGACCTGATCCTGATCCTCACCAACAAGCAAACGGACAAGCAGGGATACAAGCTTGCGGGTTACGACCAGCACAAGAAGGTCGCCTTCATCGTCACCGCAGTCGTCATGGTGCTTGGTTTCATCTTCAACGCTACGCGACCCGCTCCGGCGTTGACCCCGGCGGTTGCTCCTGTGGTCTCCCCGGCGGCGACTGCTGCCGCCGCCGCTCCTGCCGCCCCCGCCGCCACGAAAGCGGCCGAAGCCGCGACCGGAGCCAAAGTAGGCGAACCGTTCACCGCGGACATGGGCAACGGGAATGTCGCACGGATCACCATCGTCTCGGCAACCTACGGACCGGCCGCCGCCACGGGTCCGTTCGCGACCCCGGCGAAGAACGGCGGCTACTTGGTTCTGGATGTTCTTTGGGAAACCGACAAGGGCGAAACGTCTAGTAACCCGCTGTACTTCAAGGCCAAGGATGCCGACGGCCGCTCCGCAAACAGTGAGCTCGCCATTGATGACCAGCTCGGCTCGGGTGAAGTACCTGCCGGCGACAAAGCGCGCGGCAAGGTTGCTTTCGACATCAAGGCCGGTACGTCGACGGTCATCGTCACGACTCCGCTACTGCAGGAAGCGGCCCGGGTCCAGGTCACGCCGTAG
- a CDS encoding ABC transporter substrate-binding protein encodes MRTRYVLPVLTIATALTLSGCVNNSEPAATGGASGTADAVVVKKNDSIAAMLPAKIKSAGVLNVGMANNYPPNEFKDDNGAPAGWSVDLTNALGQVMGLKVNFDIGTFDNILPAVRAGKDDMGMSSFTDTLEREKQVDFINYYSAGIQWAAPKGKTVDPDNACGLKVAVQATTYEDTHEVPAKSKACTDAGKPAITIFKYDAQDQATNALVVGQVDAMSADSPVTLYAISKTKDKLQTAGNAFEVAPYGIPVAQGSEFTPVLQKALQSLIDDGTYNKILTKWGVEAGGVRTADLNVAAKG; translated from the coding sequence ATGCGCACCCGATACGTTCTTCCCGTTCTCACCATAGCCACCGCCCTCACCCTCTCGGGGTGTGTCAACAACAGCGAACCGGCCGCCACGGGCGGGGCCTCCGGAACGGCTGACGCCGTCGTCGTAAAAAAGAACGACTCCATTGCCGCGATGCTCCCGGCGAAGATCAAGAGCGCGGGGGTGCTCAACGTCGGCATGGCCAACAACTACCCGCCCAACGAGTTCAAGGACGATAACGGTGCCCCGGCCGGCTGGTCAGTGGACCTCACCAACGCCCTGGGCCAAGTGATGGGCCTGAAGGTCAACTTCGACATCGGAACCTTCGACAACATCCTTCCCGCCGTGCGTGCAGGAAAGGACGACATGGGCATGTCCTCCTTCACGGACACGCTGGAACGCGAAAAGCAGGTCGACTTCATCAACTATTACTCTGCCGGGATCCAGTGGGCCGCCCCCAAGGGCAAAACCGTTGACCCCGACAACGCCTGCGGGCTGAAGGTCGCCGTGCAGGCCACCACCTATGAGGACACCCACGAAGTGCCGGCAAAATCGAAGGCCTGCACCGACGCCGGCAAGCCGGCCATCACCATCTTCAAGTACGACGCGCAGGACCAGGCGACCAATGCACTCGTGGTGGGACAGGTCGACGCCATGAGCGCCGATTCGCCCGTCACCCTCTACGCGATCTCCAAGACCAAGGACAAGCTGCAGACCGCCGGCAACGCCTTCGAAGTGGCACCGTATGGCATCCCCGTGGCCCAGGGCAGCGAATTTACGCCCGTCCTGCAGAAGGCCCTCCAGTCGCTGATCGATGACGGTACCTACAACAAGATCCTGACCAAGTGGGGAGTGGAAGCCGGCGGAGTCAGGACGGCGGACCTCAACGTGGCAGCAAAAGGGTGA
- a CDS encoding sigma-70 family RNA polymerase sigma factor: MAELTHLSTDAVGDYLRRLSQYRLLTAEQEVELAQEIEAGLFAEQLLAGGALPPGQDARELRTIILLGRQASDALFHANLRLVVSIARHYTRRGLDFEDLIQDGNLGLYRAVRTFDFARGFRFATHAPWHIRSAISGAVANQSRLIRLPAVDQPVCSLDSEVPDGRGGTEALAEQLWDSSAPDASAGLFHQQLKAQVRAILGTLEEREARIIAMRFGLTGGGGQSLEEVAKLHGTTREHIRQIEAAAMEKLKEPARSDVLRQYHFDRASLSGGEAA; this comes from the coding sequence ATGGCTGAACTGACTCACCTAAGCACCGACGCCGTCGGGGACTACCTGCGCCGGCTAAGCCAATATCGCTTGCTCACCGCCGAGCAGGAAGTGGAATTGGCGCAAGAGATCGAGGCCGGACTCTTCGCGGAGCAGCTCCTGGCGGGCGGTGCATTGCCGCCCGGTCAGGACGCCAGGGAGCTGCGGACGATCATCCTTCTGGGCAGGCAAGCTTCCGACGCGCTCTTCCACGCCAACCTGCGGCTGGTTGTGTCGATCGCCAGGCATTACACCCGCCGGGGTCTCGACTTTGAAGACCTGATCCAGGACGGAAACCTGGGACTGTACAGGGCCGTCCGCACCTTCGACTTCGCCAGGGGCTTCAGATTCGCCACTCACGCCCCGTGGCACATCCGGAGTGCCATCAGCGGGGCGGTGGCCAACCAGTCAAGGCTTATCCGGCTGCCGGCCGTGGACCAGCCGGTCTGTTCGTTGGACTCCGAGGTGCCCGACGGCCGGGGCGGAACCGAAGCCCTGGCCGAACAGCTGTGGGATTCCTCCGCCCCCGACGCGAGCGCTGGGCTCTTCCATCAACAGCTGAAAGCGCAGGTACGGGCCATACTCGGCACGCTCGAGGAGCGGGAGGCCCGGATCATTGCGATGCGCTTCGGCCTGACGGGCGGCGGAGGGCAAAGCCTGGAGGAGGTAGCGAAACTTCACGGCACCACCCGCGAACACATCCGCCAGATCGAGGCCGCGGCGATGGAGAAGCTCAAGGAACCTGCCCGGTCCGACGTCCTGCGTCAGTATCACTTCGACCGCGCGAGCCTCTCTGGCGGGGAGGCGGCGTAG
- a CDS encoding PucR family transcriptional regulator, with the protein MTAAPAAERHPLPTLADVARSAGSEVVSLVEMPADDQQIVGGAVLYDSMARPARFPGAVALAIGLSMSGKRLGVKVRELRDAGYVAIVYKSNGTSDAALRAAARDTGMALFRASDAVPWNQLAEIMNAAVVPHRQSGRTLVDIRPGDLFDLANTVAAQAGGAIAIADPDQTILAYSTLPDQPIDETRRSSILRLHVPHSVETDKDYRRVHAATDALNVATADPLLRRTAISIRAGGSVLGSLWLLERAEDHNEDADRILREAANVAALHILHKRTTYVSNLTRQIDLVQPLLFEPRRAELAAIRLGISAASVRVAALSVWPADAVASETLQSRLRLFDTIRTACAIRLPSAVCGFSDNIVYIVLPQTTESSRQFQRTAVLKIVQNARRLLGRPVLAALGVAATIERLEESRVNAELVLSELVRNVAEGRIPADSDDVVADDDSLGSRLQLRQMVASLTTSGQLPGTHALRIARHDEQHQKSFEATIHAYLSCGGNAIETAKSLNVHVNTVRYRLSRVEPLFGIDLDDPETRLLVWLQLWARHNQ; encoded by the coding sequence GTGACTGCGGCTCCGGCCGCGGAGAGGCACCCGCTGCCCACCCTGGCAGACGTCGCCCGCTCGGCAGGCTCGGAAGTTGTCAGCCTCGTCGAAATGCCGGCCGATGATCAGCAGATCGTGGGGGGCGCTGTTCTCTATGACTCGATGGCCCGTCCTGCCAGGTTCCCCGGTGCCGTTGCGCTGGCCATCGGTTTGTCCATGTCGGGGAAGCGTCTTGGGGTGAAGGTCCGGGAACTCAGGGATGCCGGGTACGTGGCCATTGTCTACAAATCCAACGGCACCTCCGATGCCGCTTTGCGGGCGGCGGCACGGGACACGGGGATGGCGCTTTTCCGGGCCTCCGACGCGGTGCCGTGGAACCAACTGGCGGAGATCATGAACGCCGCTGTGGTCCCGCACCGGCAATCGGGCCGCACGCTGGTGGACATCCGCCCGGGTGACCTGTTCGACCTGGCCAACACTGTTGCGGCCCAGGCGGGCGGCGCCATCGCGATCGCCGATCCGGACCAGACAATCCTGGCGTATTCGACGCTCCCGGACCAGCCCATTGATGAGACGCGCAGGAGTTCCATCCTGCGGCTGCATGTTCCGCATTCCGTCGAAACCGACAAGGACTACCGCCGCGTCCATGCCGCCACCGATGCATTGAATGTGGCGACGGCGGATCCCCTGCTCCGGCGGACGGCCATTTCCATCCGCGCCGGCGGCTCCGTCCTGGGCTCGCTGTGGCTCCTCGAACGGGCGGAGGACCACAACGAGGACGCGGACCGGATCCTGCGTGAAGCCGCCAATGTTGCGGCGCTCCATATCCTGCACAAGCGAACCACCTACGTCTCAAACCTGACGCGCCAGATAGATTTGGTCCAGCCATTGCTGTTCGAGCCGCGACGCGCCGAGCTGGCAGCGATCCGGCTGGGGATCTCGGCGGCCTCCGTCCGGGTGGCCGCCCTCAGCGTCTGGCCGGCGGACGCCGTAGCGTCCGAAACCCTGCAATCCCGGCTCCGGCTGTTCGACACCATCAGGACCGCCTGCGCCATCCGGCTGCCCTCCGCCGTCTGTGGGTTCTCGGACAACATCGTCTACATCGTTCTGCCACAAACCACGGAGTCTTCTCGGCAATTTCAACGCACCGCGGTCCTGAAAATTGTGCAGAATGCGCGGCGGCTGCTCGGACGTCCGGTCCTGGCCGCCCTGGGCGTGGCGGCCACGATCGAGCGGCTCGAGGAGTCCCGGGTCAACGCCGAACTGGTCCTGTCCGAGCTGGTGCGCAACGTCGCCGAGGGGCGGATACCTGCCGACTCCGACGACGTTGTGGCCGACGACGACTCCCTCGGCTCACGTCTGCAGCTGCGCCAGATGGTCGCTTCGTTGACGACGTCCGGTCAGCTGCCCGGAACCCACGCGCTCAGGATCGCCCGGCACGACGAACAGCATCAGAAGTCTTTTGAAGCGACGATTCACGCCTACCTGAGCTGCGGAGGCAACGCGATCGAGACCGCGAAGTCCCTGAACGTGCACGTCAACACGGTCCGCTACCGCTTGTCCCGGGTGGAACCACTTTTCGGCATCGACCTGGACGATCCCGAGACGCGTCTGCTCGTCTGGCTGCAACTGTGGGCGAGGCACAACCAGTAG
- a CDS encoding alpha-hydroxy acid oxidase: MKISDARQLIQVKAPVLSRRRRVLANAYNVEEYRKSARKVLPAGIFDYLDGGSEDEVTLRRNRAVFDSWALMPSWGPVSGPDTSTTLLGKVSALPLTLTPTGATRLFHPDGELAVAAAADRARIPYGLAGLSTVPMESIAESHPGLDRWFNFGLTSDAKALKDKLERCEAAGFNTLIVGVDTRALGSRERDLHNGFTAPPALTLSTIADIARRPSWWINFLKSDGIRFPNLDPRSAAATSVVTPSMWQHILGHSDATSGWKELVALRQAWHGKIVLKGCVNPADVAKASTIGLDAVQLSNHGGRQLDHMLSPMDVLQESRQRVGDSIEIYVDSGVRRGSDVLKALALGADACSIGRAYLYGLVAAGSPGVGRIIEIFADELRRTMTLVGVSSIAELKARGGEILRDIRHSGEILETTASGTMHK; this comes from the coding sequence TTGAAGATCAGCGACGCCAGGCAGCTCATCCAAGTGAAGGCGCCCGTCCTATCACGCCGACGCCGGGTCCTGGCTAACGCCTACAACGTCGAGGAATACCGGAAATCGGCACGGAAAGTCCTGCCGGCCGGGATCTTCGACTACCTCGACGGTGGTTCCGAAGACGAGGTGACGCTGAGGCGCAACCGCGCCGTCTTCGACTCGTGGGCGCTGATGCCAAGTTGGGGACCGGTTTCCGGACCCGATACCAGCACCACATTGCTCGGGAAAGTCAGTGCCCTGCCCCTGACGTTGACCCCCACCGGCGCAACCCGCCTCTTTCATCCCGACGGCGAGCTGGCCGTCGCCGCGGCCGCCGACCGGGCACGCATCCCCTACGGGCTGGCCGGGCTCAGCACCGTGCCGATGGAATCGATCGCGGAAAGCCACCCGGGCCTCGACCGCTGGTTCAACTTCGGACTGACCTCCGACGCCAAGGCCTTGAAGGACAAGCTGGAGCGCTGCGAAGCCGCCGGATTCAACACGCTGATTGTCGGCGTCGACACGCGCGCACTGGGCTCCCGGGAGCGGGACCTCCACAACGGCTTCACTGCCCCGCCCGCCCTGACACTGTCAACCATCGCGGACATCGCCCGGCGGCCTTCCTGGTGGATCAACTTCCTGAAATCGGACGGCATCAGGTTCCCGAACCTCGATCCGCGCAGTGCAGCGGCCACATCCGTCGTCACCCCGTCCATGTGGCAGCACATCCTTGGCCATTCGGATGCGACCAGCGGATGGAAGGAACTCGTTGCCTTGCGTCAGGCCTGGCACGGCAAGATCGTACTCAAGGGCTGCGTCAACCCGGCCGACGTCGCGAAGGCTTCCACGATTGGCCTGGACGCCGTCCAGTTGAGCAACCACGGCGGCCGCCAGCTGGACCACATGCTGAGCCCCATGGACGTCCTGCAGGAATCCCGGCAGCGGGTGGGTGACTCGATCGAAATCTATGTGGACTCCGGCGTCCGGCGGGGGAGCGATGTCCTCAAGGCGCTGGCGCTGGGTGCCGACGCCTGTTCGATCGGAAGGGCCTACCTGTACGGATTGGTCGCGGCGGGCTCTCCCGGAGTCGGGCGCATCATTGAGATCTTTGCGGACGAACTGCGGCGTACCATGACGTTAGTAGGCGTTTCCAGCATTGCGGAATTGAAAGCCCGGGGCGGGGAAATTCTTCGGGACATCCGCCATTCGGGAGAAATTCTCGAAACAACAGCGTCAGGCACCATGCACAAATGA
- a CDS encoding amino acid ABC transporter permease has product MSEPESDRMIEAEPGRHGEPGRTPRARRGRDDDGAPPEAIVAIPLRHPWRNVVAVLLVLGLAVFVLDAAQRPDYGWPDVGKYIFDRRISQAAWVTLWLTIYAMIGAIVIGLLLAIMRLSPNPVLKSIAWLYIWIFRGTPVYVQLVFWGIVSLIYPVFTLGIPFTEPWVTIPNEVFTNLFITAVIGLALNEAAYMSEIVRAGLLSVDEGQAEASTALAMSWGQTMRFVVVPQAMKIIIPPTGNEVISMLKTTSLVAAIPLSIDLYGVSRGISAVTFTPVPLLLVASLWYLLFTSVLMVGQHFIEKRFSRGTGRVKTGKEPATPETATTAGPGEPGGPLGTDFGGKG; this is encoded by the coding sequence ATGAGCGAGCCGGAATCCGACCGGATGATTGAGGCCGAACCCGGCAGGCACGGGGAGCCCGGCAGGACGCCCCGGGCCCGCAGGGGGCGGGACGACGACGGCGCGCCGCCGGAAGCGATCGTCGCCATCCCGCTGCGCCACCCGTGGCGGAATGTGGTGGCAGTGCTCCTCGTCCTCGGGCTGGCGGTCTTTGTGCTGGACGCCGCCCAGCGCCCGGATTATGGTTGGCCGGACGTGGGCAAGTACATCTTCGACCGCCGGATCAGCCAAGCAGCGTGGGTGACGTTGTGGCTGACCATCTACGCGATGATCGGCGCGATCGTCATCGGACTGCTGCTGGCCATCATGCGCCTCTCGCCGAACCCAGTGCTGAAGAGCATTGCCTGGCTATACATCTGGATCTTCCGGGGAACCCCGGTCTACGTGCAACTGGTCTTCTGGGGCATCGTGTCCTTGATCTATCCGGTGTTCACGCTGGGTATCCCGTTTACAGAGCCGTGGGTCACCATCCCGAATGAGGTCTTCACCAACCTCTTCATCACCGCCGTGATCGGGCTGGCCCTCAACGAGGCCGCCTACATGTCCGAGATCGTTCGGGCCGGCCTGCTGTCAGTGGACGAGGGTCAGGCAGAAGCATCGACTGCACTGGCGATGTCCTGGGGGCAGACGATGCGGTTCGTGGTGGTTCCCCAGGCCATGAAGATCATCATTCCGCCGACCGGCAACGAGGTGATCTCCATGCTCAAGACCACCTCACTGGTGGCGGCGATCCCATTGAGCATTGACCTCTATGGTGTGTCCCGCGGTATTTCGGCCGTGACGTTCACTCCGGTGCCGCTGCTGCTTGTGGCATCCCTCTGGTACCTGCTCTTCACCTCCGTCCTGATGGTGGGACAGCACTTCATTGAAAAGCGGTTCTCCCGCGGAACCGGGCGGGTCAAGACGGGCAAGGAACCGGCGACGCCGGAAACGGCAACGACGGCGGGTCCCGGCGAACCCGGCGGACCGCTCGGCACAGACTTTGGAGGAAAAGGATGA
- a CDS encoding diacylglycerol/lipid kinase family protein, translating into MTVMPFEDVPQTRRWWARAAFAAVLCAAAVPLVAAGVAGTVALLLTGAGGVVVTVAGIYWFLISRGVLRWCALALAVIAPLVVLFLFVQAGLLLEVMISGGLVFVAVVCARAALRERREGSKMTEYPAPDARRPFLVMNPRSGGGKVVKFDLQRKAEELGAEVALLDGPGHVDVAVLARDAVARGADLLGVAGGDGTQALVAGIAAEHNLPFLVISAGTRNHFALDLGLDREDPTGCLDALRDGMELHVDLGKINGRTFVNNSSFGVYAEVVQSPEYRDDKAGTVLEMLPDLIKGDKGARLLAKIDGTTVDGPQAVLVSNGPYGSHDLAGLGRRTRLDRGVLGAVALSASSTREAVGLLRRATKRGLIQRTGVEVVVDADVPEIPVGVDGEALLIPTPVRCSIEPGALRVLVPRHRPGVPPAQPALDLVRLRELAWGRRTAAHVAASAGA; encoded by the coding sequence ATGACTGTCATGCCCTTCGAAGACGTCCCACAGACCCGGCGGTGGTGGGCGCGGGCGGCCTTCGCCGCGGTCTTGTGCGCGGCGGCGGTCCCGCTGGTGGCCGCCGGTGTGGCGGGCACAGTTGCGCTGCTCCTGACGGGTGCGGGCGGCGTGGTGGTGACCGTGGCCGGGATTTACTGGTTCCTCATCAGCCGCGGTGTTCTGCGCTGGTGTGCGCTGGCGCTGGCCGTCATCGCCCCGCTGGTGGTCCTGTTCCTGTTCGTTCAGGCCGGCCTGCTGCTGGAGGTCATGATCTCCGGTGGGCTGGTGTTTGTTGCGGTGGTGTGTGCCCGCGCTGCCCTCCGGGAACGTCGGGAGGGCTCGAAGATGACCGAGTACCCCGCTCCCGACGCGCGGCGTCCGTTCCTGGTGATGAATCCGCGGTCCGGCGGGGGCAAAGTGGTGAAGTTCGACCTGCAGCGGAAGGCGGAGGAGCTCGGCGCTGAGGTGGCGCTGCTCGACGGGCCTGGCCACGTGGATGTCGCGGTGTTGGCCCGGGACGCGGTGGCGCGGGGCGCTGATCTGCTCGGCGTCGCCGGTGGTGACGGAACCCAGGCGCTGGTGGCTGGCATCGCGGCCGAGCACAACCTGCCGTTCCTGGTCATCAGTGCCGGCACCCGCAACCACTTCGCCCTGGATCTCGGCCTGGACCGGGAGGACCCCACCGGCTGCCTCGACGCCCTCCGCGACGGGATGGAACTGCACGTGGACCTCGGCAAGATCAACGGCCGCACTTTCGTCAACAACTCATCCTTCGGGGTCTACGCCGAGGTGGTGCAGAGCCCGGAGTACCGCGACGACAAGGCCGGTACGGTGCTGGAAATGCTTCCGGATTTGATCAAGGGCGACAAGGGCGCACGGCTGCTCGCCAAGATTGACGGCACCACCGTGGACGGGCCGCAGGCGGTGCTGGTGAGCAACGGTCCGTACGGCAGTCACGATCTCGCGGGCCTGGGCCGCCGCACCCGGCTCGACCGGGGAGTGCTCGGCGCGGTGGCACTCTCCGCCTCCAGTACCCGTGAGGCTGTCGGCCTGCTGCGACGGGCGACGAAGCGTGGCCTGATCCAGCGCACCGGTGTGGAGGTTGTGGTCGACGCCGATGTGCCCGAGATCCCCGTCGGAGTGGACGGCGAGGCGCTGCTGATTCCCACCCCGGTCCGGTGCAGTATCGAACCCGGCGCCCTGCGGGTCCTCGTTCCGCGGCACCGTCCGGGTGTCCCGCCCGCCCAGCCGGCGCTGGACCTCGTCCGGCTCCGCGAGCTGGCGTGGGGGCGCCGGACTGCGGCACACGTCGCGGCATCCGCCGGGGCCTGA
- a CDS encoding class I SAM-dependent methyltransferase, giving the protein MESLADSKVWADYNAAQATRTVRPLCLEAIALAGPGTGRRAIDLGCGAGKETLALLNGGWRVHAVDSLPDTRERLLGIAPADSDGQLSIEVRAFQDLRALPAADLIFAGYSLPFIHPDHFGSFWRMMLDVLRRPGIVAVNLFGDRDSWADVPEWNFHTEAEARQLFDGLEILKFEVYDDDGQSFRGAKHWHILDVIARKS; this is encoded by the coding sequence GTGGAAAGCCTCGCGGACAGCAAGGTCTGGGCGGACTACAACGCGGCCCAGGCGACGCGTACGGTGCGCCCGCTATGTCTCGAGGCCATAGCCCTTGCCGGTCCGGGCACCGGCCGCCGGGCCATCGATCTGGGGTGCGGCGCAGGCAAGGAAACGCTGGCACTGCTGAACGGCGGCTGGCGGGTGCACGCCGTGGACTCGCTGCCGGACACCAGGGAACGGTTGCTGGGGATCGCTCCGGCGGACTCGGACGGCCAGCTCAGCATCGAGGTACGGGCGTTCCAGGATCTCCGGGCACTCCCGGCAGCGGACCTGATCTTCGCCGGATATTCGTTGCCGTTCATCCACCCGGATCACTTCGGAAGCTTCTGGCGGATGATGCTGGACGTCCTCCGGCGCCCGGGGATTGTGGCCGTGAACCTGTTCGGCGACCGTGATTCCTGGGCCGACGTCCCGGAGTGGAACTTCCACACCGAGGCCGAGGCACGGCAGCTTTTCGACGGGCTGGAGATCCTGAAGTTTGAGGTCTACGACGACGACGGGCAGTCGTTCCGGGGCGCCAAACACTGGCACATTCTTGATGTGATCGCCCGCAAGTCGTGA